The following proteins are co-located in the Candidatus Nitrotoga sp. AM1P genome:
- a CDS encoding J domain-containing protein, with product MLNMQTKTISIVIGQDQPHLSKEQKAFNTLIKQIDAKRVRLTAWQEIIPTYQRKYARELAPLVKTSQDIEIELVHCLDRTSDQKGLTSTERRMIDDLISELTGRLAAERDDADLKIIYNKHSGSDFDAKETAAVEGMKSMFEDVLGVDLGDDFDMSSPEELLKRAQAHLHEQQTQHQADRQAQEERRAKRKKTAKQIAKESQQLAEEQQTSQSIRELYRKLASALHPDREPDPQERDRKTILMQRINQAYDNKNLLLLLELQLELEHIDQATINNITASRLKHYNKILKEQLNELEHEIFHTEDMFKTQFGISPFTQMSPSTIMRNLATDIVDVQHTIRELKDDLLVFQDIKKVKAWLKDMRRRPKKDYFDCPF from the coding sequence ATGCTCAATATGCAGACCAAAACCATCAGTATCGTCATTGGCCAAGACCAGCCCCATCTGTCTAAAGAACAAAAAGCGTTCAATACCCTGATCAAGCAAATTGATGCAAAACGCGTCAGACTGACCGCTTGGCAGGAGATTATCCCGACTTATCAGCGAAAATACGCCAGAGAATTAGCCCCGCTTGTTAAAACCTCACAAGATATAGAAATCGAGTTAGTGCATTGCCTTGACCGTACCAGTGATCAAAAAGGACTTACTTCAACTGAGCGCCGCATGATTGATGACCTGATTAGCGAATTGACTGGGAGACTTGCAGCAGAGCGTGATGATGCAGATTTGAAGATCATCTACAACAAACACAGTGGCTCTGACTTCGATGCTAAAGAAACTGCCGCCGTGGAAGGCATGAAATCCATGTTTGAGGATGTGTTGGGCGTTGACCTGGGCGACGACTTTGACATGAGTTCACCCGAAGAATTGTTGAAGCGGGCGCAAGCGCACCTGCATGAACAGCAGACACAACACCAAGCCGACCGACAGGCGCAAGAAGAACGCCGGGCAAAACGAAAAAAGACAGCCAAACAAATAGCCAAAGAGTCGCAGCAACTGGCTGAAGAGCAACAAACCAGTCAGTCCATCCGCGAGTTGTACCGTAAACTGGCCAGTGCCCTGCACCCCGACCGCGAACCAGATCCACAGGAGCGCGACCGAAAAACGATCTTGATGCAACGCATTAACCAAGCCTATGACAACAAAAATCTGTTGCTTTTATTGGAACTTCAGCTGGAGCTAGAGCACATCGACCAAGCCACCATCAACAACATTACTGCAAGCCGACTGAAGCATTACAACAAAATATTGAAAGAACAACTCAACGAGTTAGAGCATGAAATCTTTCATACAGAGGATATGTTCAAAACACAATTTGGCATCTCCCCTTTTACTCAAATGTCTCCCAGCACCATCATGCGCAATCTCGCCACCGACATCGTCGATGTCCAACACACCATCCGCGAATTAAAAGACGATTTACTCGTATTTCAAGACATCAAGAAGGTCAAAGCCTGGCTCAAAGACATGCGGCGGCGGCCGAAAAAGGATTATTTTGACTGCCCTTTTTGA
- the recJ gene encoding single-stranded-DNA-specific exonuclease RecJ, whose product MIQIRQRSYPTDTAQQLIDTGITPLWARIYAARGIGNVAQLNTSLQYLLPFTQLKNAQKMACLLADAIAAQRKLLIVADYDADGATACAVGLRGLRILGAQVDFIVPNRFEYGYGLTPEIVRLAAQSTPDILITVDNGIASVEGVAEANRLGMQVLVTDHHLPGDALPDALCIVNPNQPGCNFPSKNLAGVGVMFYVLLALRAELRTRGTYTEQAEPNLGKLLDLVALGTVADVVKLDENNRILVQQGLQRIRSMHACCGINALLQVAGKNYAQVSSYELGFVVGPRLNAAGRLEDMSLGIACLISDDATEAAKIATQLDTLNHTRRNIEADMQQTALATLEHITPTDSCSLSLFDETWHQGVIGILASRLKDRYHRPVIAFARSLNGEIKGSGRSIHALHLRDALDLVSKRHPHLLQKFGGHAMAAGLSLREEHFDEFKVAFEAVAQSLLSPADLTRIIETDGLLAPSEFTLSIARSLEQQVWGQGFPQPFFEGEFTVESQRVVGEKHLKLKLTTSGAAYDAIHFFCADLMPSCIRAVFNLAVNEYNGSINLQLIVRHWQDTDI is encoded by the coding sequence ATGATACAAATAAGACAACGTTCTTACCCAACCGATACTGCACAACAGCTTATCGACACTGGCATCACACCGCTATGGGCACGTATTTACGCGGCGCGTGGCATTGGTAATGTGGCGCAGTTAAATACCAGCCTGCAATATCTGTTGCCTTTCACGCAACTCAAAAATGCACAAAAAATGGCGTGTTTATTGGCTGATGCCATCGCCGCACAACGCAAGCTGTTGATCGTGGCAGATTATGATGCCGACGGCGCGACCGCCTGTGCTGTAGGGCTGCGTGGCTTGCGTATATTGGGTGCGCAAGTGGATTTCATCGTACCTAACCGATTCGAATACGGTTATGGTTTGACGCCGGAGATCGTGCGGCTGGCGGCGCAATCCACCCCCGATATATTAATCACCGTCGACAACGGTATCGCCAGCGTGGAAGGCGTGGCCGAGGCCAATCGATTGGGTATGCAAGTGTTGGTCACCGACCACCATCTGCCGGGCGATGCTTTGCCGGATGCTCTTTGTATTGTCAATCCAAACCAACCGGGTTGCAATTTCCCCAGCAAAAATCTGGCGGGAGTTGGTGTCATGTTCTATGTGTTACTCGCATTACGCGCCGAACTGCGAACTCGCGGCACATATACAGAACAGGCGGAGCCCAATCTAGGCAAGTTACTCGATCTGGTTGCCTTGGGAACAGTTGCAGATGTTGTAAAACTGGATGAAAACAATCGTATTCTGGTACAACAAGGACTACAGCGCATCCGCTCCATGCACGCATGTTGCGGCATCAACGCATTGTTGCAGGTAGCCGGTAAAAATTATGCACAGGTTTCCAGTTATGAATTGGGCTTTGTCGTGGGGCCACGGCTGAATGCGGCTGGACGGCTGGAAGATATGAGCCTAGGTATCGCATGTTTGATTAGCGATGATGCCACTGAAGCAGCCAAAATTGCGACGCAACTTGATACTCTAAACCATACGCGGCGCAACATAGAAGCTGATATGCAACAAACGGCACTAGCCACACTGGAGCACATCACTCCGACGGACAGTTGCAGCCTCTCGTTGTTTGACGAAACTTGGCACCAGGGTGTTATCGGCATTCTCGCTTCGCGTCTGAAAGACCGCTACCATCGCCCTGTTATCGCTTTCGCACGATCACTGAATGGTGAAATAAAAGGCTCTGGGCGCAGCATCCATGCCCTGCATCTACGCGATGCACTTGATCTTGTATCCAAACGCCATCCGCATTTGCTGCAAAAATTTGGCGGTCATGCCATGGCAGCAGGCCTTAGCCTGCGCGAGGAGCATTTTGATGAATTTAAGGTGGCCTTTGAAGCCGTAGCACAAAGCCTGCTTTCCCCAGCCGATCTCACCAGGATTATTGAAACAGATGGTCTACTCGCACCTTCCGAATTCACATTAAGCATTGCGCGCAGCTTGGAACAACAGGTTTGGGGACAAGGTTTTCCGCAGCCATTCTTTGAAGGCGAGTTCACTGTGGAAAGCCAGCGCGTGGTTGGCGAAAAACATCTCAAACTAAAACTCACCACGTCAGGTGCAGCATATGATGCCATTCATTTTTTTTGCGCTGACCTCATGCCGTCCTGCATTCGAGCGGTTTTCAATCTGGCTGTCAATGAATACAACGGCAGCATCAACTTGCAACTCATCGTGCGACACTGGCAAGATACAGATATATGA
- a CDS encoding DUF3301 domain-containing protein has translation MDTISVLLLLLLAALGWFWFDSLRALEIARNMGKNICNRENLQFLDDTVANIGLALARDKTGRRVLRRTYHFLFTETGNTRLEGQLVLLGDKVESVTMEPYQIMS, from the coding sequence ATGGATACGATAAGTGTACTTCTCCTGTTGTTATTAGCCGCGCTGGGGTGGTTCTGGTTCGATAGTCTGCGCGCCCTTGAGATTGCCCGGAATATGGGAAAAAATATCTGCAACAGAGAAAATCTGCAATTCCTCGACGACACAGTTGCCAACATTGGGCTGGCTCTTGCGCGCGATAAGACTGGACGAAGGGTATTGCGACGCACCTATCATTTCTTATTCACAGAGACTGGTAACACTCGGCTGGAAGGTCAGTTGGTCTTGCTGGGTGATAAAGTCGAGTCAGTAACGATGGAACCCTATCAAATAATGTCCTGA
- a CDS encoding MgtC/SapB family protein — translation MNHQIWQSNGIEVLPQFLASLAIGLLIGLERERRLSSKAGLRTFALVALLGTLTAMLSSKIGSPWLLVTGFCTVGIMIIAAYFTSPTEDNDPGTTTVAALLLCYALGALIWYEQTTLAVMLAIVTTTLLYFKPELRGMTKRLTRRDLVSILQFLVLTFVILPVLPNQNYGPYEAFNPQQIWMMVVLISGLSLAGYVALHWTAQRYGAALLGLLGGLVSSTATTLVYARHAKTSEIMARLSAVVILLASQVVLLRLTVVSAVVSPGLLTKLLPVMGLGLLFGVIVTLLDWRKLHTSSDLPMPKTSNPTEIPVALSFGLLYAVVLFFAAWLSDIAGSSGLYVVALISGLADVNAITLSSLHLFDLDKLSDDQAVTAIAIAFLSNMVFKFGLVVFIGGMTLAKHVATGFLAMGAGVALGLFML, via the coding sequence ATGAATCATCAAATTTGGCAAAGTAACGGTATTGAGGTACTGCCACAATTCCTCGCCAGCCTCGCCATCGGCCTGCTGATCGGCCTGGAACGGGAGCGCAGACTTTCGTCCAAAGCGGGACTGCGAACCTTTGCCCTGGTTGCGCTCTTGGGCACTCTCACCGCCATGCTCTCCAGCAAAATTGGCTCTCCCTGGCTGTTGGTTACAGGCTTCTGCACCGTGGGCATTATGATCATTGCCGCCTATTTCACCAGCCCCACCGAAGACAATGATCCAGGCACCACCACGGTTGCCGCTTTACTGTTGTGTTATGCACTCGGCGCATTAATTTGGTATGAACAAACAACATTGGCCGTCATGCTAGCCATCGTCACCACTACCCTGCTCTATTTCAAACCCGAACTACGCGGCATGACGAAACGTTTGACGCGCCGCGACCTGGTTTCCATCCTGCAATTTTTAGTATTAACCTTCGTCATCCTGCCAGTCCTGCCAAACCAGAACTACGGTCCTTATGAGGCATTCAATCCGCAGCAGATCTGGATGATGGTCGTGCTGATTTCCGGACTCAGTCTAGCGGGTTATGTCGCTCTGCACTGGACGGCTCAACGCTATGGCGCAGCACTGCTAGGCTTGCTCGGTGGCTTGGTATCCAGCACCGCAACCACATTGGTTTACGCGCGCCACGCCAAAACCAGTGAAATCATGGCGCGACTGTCTGCGGTGGTTATCCTGCTTGCCAGCCAGGTTGTGCTGCTGCGCTTGACCGTGGTAAGTGCAGTAGTGTCGCCTGGCTTACTCACCAAACTATTGCCGGTGATGGGGCTCGGCCTTTTGTTTGGAGTAATCGTTACCCTTCTCGATTGGCGTAAATTGCATACCTCTTCAGATCTACCCATGCCAAAAACGTCCAACCCGACCGAGATCCCTGTTGCTCTGAGCTTCGGCCTACTCTACGCGGTGGTACTGTTTTTTGCTGCCTGGCTTTCAGATATTGCCGGCAGCAGCGGCCTTTATGTGGTTGCATTGATCTCCGGGCTTGCCGACGTGAATGCCATCACCCTCTCCAGCCTGCATTTATTCGATTTGGATAAACTGAGCGATGATCAGGCAGTGACAGCCATCGCCATCGCTTTCCTGTCCAATATGGTATTCAAATTTGGGCTGGTGGTATTTATCGGTGGCATGACCCTGGCAAAACATGTCGCAACAGGGTTTTTGGCGATGGGAGCCGGTGTTGCGCTGGGTCTGTTTATGCTGTAG
- a CDS encoding PAS domain-containing protein, with translation MTQMQTNQNRRFDDPKNDSEENQSNEVVLRNKRTPDGGLEDGKMQLLHELQMRHLELEAENRKFREMHRRASDRETENDKIHLLHELQLRHIELEMQNRELREAQRVLEETRDRYANLYDFIPVGYLTLDEAGYVQEINLIGATMLCEARENIVGTLFVTRVIKGDVYALSHHLQQTFNSSGNIVTELRIMTRTDEPDYIRLESAAIGDGIRACRTVMTNITEQKRIALALQQKRTEQDALLNAIPAIVFYKDLNLRYVTVSQMFADFLGHTVENVLGKTDFELLPRELAEDCQRINREVLESGVIKANIENRLTNASGNAVYLSTVLAPLNNQEGNVAGLLGVGIDISSLKKAADINLELLQQNRTLTQNLYSVQETERCHLARELHDELGQWLTAIHAEAQAILCMSHGESTVRASVQAISESAKEMHEVIRGMLRHLRPALLDELGLADSLRELTNKWCLHNSDIIFEFALAGDLNSLGENINITVYRIIQEALTNICCHALAKHVSVCLSRESGTTPDADAVFLRVTDDGKGFDPNQAFNGFGLLGIRERAIAAGGEFSSFSTPGHGVRIDVRLPLKYQLERRKK, from the coding sequence ATGACCCAGATGCAGACAAATCAAAATCGAAGATTTGATGACCCCAAAAATGACAGTGAAGAGAATCAATCCAACGAGGTTGTTTTACGAAATAAGAGAACCCCAGATGGAGGGTTGGAAGATGGCAAAATGCAATTATTGCACGAGTTGCAGATGCGCCATCTTGAGCTGGAGGCGGAAAATCGAAAATTTAGAGAGATGCATAGGAGAGCCTCGGACAGAGAGACAGAAAATGACAAAATTCATTTGTTGCATGAGTTGCAATTGCGTCACATTGAGCTGGAGATGCAGAACCGCGAACTAAGGGAAGCACAACGGGTACTGGAAGAAACACGCGATCGTTATGCCAATCTTTATGATTTTATCCCCGTGGGCTATCTCACTCTTGATGAGGCGGGATACGTTCAGGAAATCAATCTAATTGGAGCCACCATGCTGTGTGAAGCGCGTGAAAACATTGTGGGCACGCTTTTTGTAACTCGTGTTATCAAAGGTGATGTTTACGCACTCTCACACCATCTGCAGCAAACTTTCAATTCCTCTGGCAATATTGTTACCGAATTGAGAATCATGACGCGTACTGATGAGCCAGACTATATCCGCCTGGAAAGTGCAGCGATAGGGGATGGGATACGTGCCTGTCGCACGGTGATGACCAATATTACCGAACAGAAACGTATTGCATTGGCACTACAACAAAAACGAACTGAGCAAGATGCCTTGCTGAATGCGATACCGGCCATCGTGTTCTACAAGGATCTGAATTTGCGTTATGTAACCGTTAGTCAGATGTTTGCTGATTTTCTCGGCCATACAGTAGAAAACGTGCTCGGTAAAACCGATTTTGAGCTCCTGCCACGCGAACTAGCCGAGGACTGTCAGCGCATAAACCGTGAAGTGCTGGAATCGGGCGTAATCAAAGCGAATATAGAAAATAGACTTACCAATGCAAGCGGCAATGCAGTTTATTTGTCTACTGTGCTCGCCCCTCTTAATAATCAGGAAGGTAATGTTGCTGGATTATTGGGAGTCGGCATCGACATTAGTTCACTTAAAAAGGCAGCAGATATCAATCTGGAATTGTTGCAGCAAAACCGCACGCTTACGCAAAATCTGTACAGTGTTCAGGAAACTGAACGTTGCCATCTGGCGCGTGAATTACATGATGAATTAGGTCAGTGGCTTACCGCTATTCATGCGGAAGCTCAGGCGATTTTATGTATGTCCCACGGAGAATCTACAGTCCGAGCAAGCGTACAAGCTATTAGCGAAAGCGCCAAGGAAATGCATGAAGTGATCCGTGGCATGTTGCGTCATTTGCGCCCGGCATTATTGGATGAACTTGGACTGGCGGATAGCCTGCGTGAACTGACGAATAAGTGGTGTTTACATAACTCAGACATAATTTTCGAGTTTGCACTTGCGGGTGATTTAAACAGTTTGGGTGAGAATATTAATATTACTGTATACCGCATTATTCAGGAGGCGCTCACTAATATTTGCTGTCACGCCCTGGCCAAGCATGTTTCTGTATGCTTGAGTCGTGAATCGGGTACGACACCTGATGCCGATGCAGTGTTCCTGAGGGTAACGGATGACGGCAAAGGCTTTGATCCAAACCAGGCGTTTAATGGATTCGGGCTATTAGGCATTCGTGAGCGGGCAATTGCAGCGGGGGGAGAGTTTTCTTCATTTAGTACTCCCGGCCATGGTGTGCGTATCGACGTTCGATTACCGCTTAAGTATCAGTTAGAAAGAAGAAAAAAATGA
- a CDS encoding BCAM0308 family protein yields the protein MSNATIPTGFNNKRSEHMLQEHEHDAYKLKGKLQDPTVCPQCNAVFHEGRWQWQQAPAKAHRETCPACHRIQDHYPAGFLTLQGQFFATHGEEIMNLVHNVEKRERTEHPLKRIMAVEDKKDGGILVTTTDLHLARGIGEALHHAYQGELKFHYNKEENLLRVSWTH from the coding sequence ATGAGTAATGCAACCATTCCTACCGGTTTTAATAACAAACGAAGCGAACATATGTTGCAAGAACATGAGCACGATGCCTACAAATTAAAGGGAAAATTGCAAGATCCAACTGTTTGTCCACAATGTAACGCGGTATTTCATGAAGGACGCTGGCAGTGGCAGCAAGCTCCGGCAAAAGCACATCGGGAAACGTGTCCTGCCTGCCATCGTATACAAGACCACTATCCTGCAGGTTTTCTTACTTTACAGGGTCAGTTTTTTGCCACTCATGGCGAGGAAATTATGAATCTTGTCCATAACGTGGAAAAACGTGAACGAACAGAACACCCACTCAAGCGCATTATGGCAGTGGAAGATAAAAAAGATGGTGGTATCCTGGTAACTACAACTGATCTACATCTTGCTCGTGGTATAGGCGAAGCTTTGCACCATGCCTATCAGGGGGAACTAAAGTTTCACTATAACAAAGAGGAAAATTTGTTACGCGTGAGTTGGACGCACTAA
- the prfB gene encoding peptide chain release factor 2 (programmed frameshift): MEAEQLNALTHQLQDLRLRITELRRYLDFDGKQERLSEVVILAEDPAIWQDNKRSQELGRERKMLEGIVLTLNQLNHDLDDTAELFEMALAENDDASLNSIVQDVQEMEKTVADMEFRRMFSKPMDSNNCFLDIQAGSGGTEAQDWASMLLRMYLRYCEKKGFQVEVLEQSDGEVAGIKGAVLKVTGDYAHGHLRTETGVHRLVRKSPFDSGNRRHTSFSSVFVYPEIDESIEIEINPADLRVDTYRASGAGGQHINKTDSAVRITHAPTGIVVQCQSDRSQHRNRAEAMAMLKSRMYEAELRKRNAEKKEMEDGKTDIGWGHQIRSYVLDQSRIKDLRTNVEIGNTQGVLDGDLDEFISASLKQGG; the protein is encoded by the exons ATGGAAGCCGAACAACTCAACGCCCTCACCCACCAGTTACAGGACCTCCGTCTTCGTATCACTGAACTACGGAGGTATCTT GACTTCGATGGCAAACAAGAGCGACTGTCCGAAGTCGTAATTCTCGCTGAAGATCCAGCCATCTGGCAGGACAATAAGCGCTCTCAAGAACTAGGACGTGAACGCAAGATGCTTGAAGGCATCGTTCTCACCCTGAATCAGCTAAATCACGATCTTGATGATACAGCCGAGCTATTCGAAATGGCGTTGGCGGAAAATGACGATGCCAGCCTCAACAGCATCGTGCAGGATGTGCAAGAAATGGAGAAGACCGTGGCGGACATGGAATTCCGCCGCATGTTTTCCAAGCCTATGGATTCCAACAACTGCTTCCTCGACATTCAGGCGGGCTCTGGTGGTACCGAGGCGCAGGATTGGGCTTCGATGCTGCTGCGCATGTACCTGCGCTACTGCGAAAAAAAAGGCTTTCAGGTGGAAGTGCTGGAGCAATCCGATGGCGAAGTAGCCGGCATCAAAGGTGCCGTACTCAAGGTGACGGGCGACTATGCTCATGGCCATTTGCGCACCGAGACTGGCGTACACCGACTGGTGCGCAAATCCCCATTCGACTCCGGAAACCGCCGCCACACCTCGTTTTCCAGCGTATTTGTTTACCCTGAAATAGATGAATCCATCGAAATCGAAATCAATCCGGCAGACCTGCGCGTAGATACGTACCGCGCAAGCGGTGCCGGAGGACAGCACATCAACAAGACCGATTCAGCGGTGCGCATCACCCACGCACCCACCGGCATTGTGGTGCAATGCCAGAGCGACCGCTCGCAACACCGCAATCGCGCCGAAGCGATGGCAATGCTAAAGTCGCGCATGTATGAAGCTGAATTGCGCAAACGCAATGCCGAAAAAAAGGAAATGGAAGATGGAAAAACCGACATCGGCTGGGGACACCAAATCCGCTCCTACGTTCTGGATCAATCGCGCATCAAGGATCTACGCACCAATGTGGAAATCGGCAACACTCAGGGTGTGCTGGATGGCGACCTGGATGAATTTATTAGTGCCAGTTTGAAGCAAGGGGGATAA
- a CDS encoding response regulator produces MNLSPSLQPIAVLLIDDHPVVRDGFRRLLESTTDIRIVAEADDGERGYILYREFKPDVVVLDLNMPGIGGLETIRRIRAHDPVAHILVFSMHSNETMVQRALEMGATGYLTKQSGLKQMVHAVRQVKLGKTYVDPEHISDLVVDRQLFHAALDPINALSKREFQLFKLMAEGNSILEIAENLSISPKTVGVHHASIMRKLKLQNTAQLVRLAILCDIIQL; encoded by the coding sequence ATGAATTTAAGCCCTTCTTTACAGCCGATCGCAGTATTACTGATAGACGATCACCCCGTAGTGCGCGACGGTTTTCGTCGTTTGCTTGAAAGTACAACTGACATTCGAATAGTGGCGGAAGCCGATGATGGAGAAAGAGGCTATATTCTTTACCGGGAATTCAAACCTGATGTAGTGGTTCTTGATCTTAATATGCCAGGTATTGGTGGCTTGGAAACAATTCGTCGTATCAGGGCACATGATCCGGTTGCACACATTCTGGTATTCAGTATGCACAGTAATGAAACTATGGTTCAGCGCGCCTTGGAGATGGGCGCAACGGGTTATCTAACCAAACAAAGCGGTCTCAAACAAATGGTACACGCTGTACGCCAAGTAAAGTTGGGAAAAACCTATGTCGACCCGGAGCATATTTCGGACCTGGTTGTAGATAGGCAGTTGTTTCACGCGGCCCTGGATCCAATAAACGCGCTTTCCAAACGTGAATTCCAATTATTCAAATTGATGGCAGAAGGTAATTCAATACTAGAAATTGCCGAAAATCTTTCCATTAGCCCAAAAACTGTTGGTGTTCACCACGCTAGCATAATGAGAAAACTCAAATTGCAGAACACTGCGCAGCTTGTTCGCTTGGCTATTCTGTGTGACATTATTCAATTATAA